Sequence from the Prunus persica cultivar Lovell chromosome G5, Prunus_persica_NCBIv2, whole genome shotgun sequence genome:
ATTTCTGCAAATTAATCTAGGGAACCATTTACTAAGATCATATATACTTAAAGCAAATCATAGACGAATCACACACAAATTTAGATATAACAGGGTACCAGTGCGAAAAACTACAAAGTTTATTTTGAATCAGGCAAGAACACCACAGGAAAACATCAAGTAGAAGCTCCAGCCTCTTCCAGCAACTGCTTCACCTTTGTAACATAGTCTCCCATGGCTTCCTCCTTGGATTTCCCTGCCACgaaggttaaaaaaaattcagaattatGCTAGAGTAAAAGAAGATTGACATGAAACGGTAAAAATCAATTTGCTCAGATGTATTACCTTCAACAGCCTTCCATGCATCCCACTTTGCTCTGTCCCTCATATTGAATATTCCCGGGCGGCCTGCAAGTCAGCCACAAAGGAACAAACATGAAGGGAAAATTTAGAGGACCGGACAGTTAACTATCTCTAGTTTGTAAAGCAATGAGAGAATGAAAAATAGTGGACTAATGATAATTTTAGGGAGCATTATACTTACTGGTGTTCACTGCACCAACAGTGGCTTGCTTGTACAGCCCATAGAGGATGAGCTTGTTCTCATTGGTTGTTGACTCTGGAAGAGTCTTGGCTTTTTCAGCATACTCATCAAACTCCTCCTGCAAGACCCCATCCCAGTCAAATGTGATTCAGAACATAACTATTCATCATCATtccaaataaaaacataaagacCTAAGTTATAAGGAAACTATAAAAGAATTGATGCCAAGAACTACAAAAACATTTGAATTTCCCCTTAGGCTAACCATCTGTAATTCATAAAAGCAATGGAGCAACGAAATAATTCggcaaataaaaataaaatttacttCATTGCAAGTGAAGATTCTGTCAGCTACTAACTAGGTATGCCTCGGACCTATGTTCAAATTTGCAACTTTTCACAGGTAGTAAATAACAAGCTAAATCACAAATCATAAAGCCATACTCTTGCTAAGGTGTAGAACGCTAACTCACAACTCCAAAATTAACATATGCTATGCATAACTTTGGGAGCATACAAAGCTTCTTTACACGATAAAGTTTAGGAGTGACTGATGATGCACATGCAGTTCCAAAGTCCAAAGTTTATAGGGAAGTTTATTCACCTAATTAATATCATAATATCATAAGCAGAAAAGTTTATTAGATGacattttcttaaaataattattgggAAGTTGATAGGTAGGTGGTGGAAATCTTCGACATTTCTTCTCCCTATGTTCAGTTAAAGAAAACAAGCAACCAGAATGTAATGAAAAGGAGTGAAAAACCTCACTATAGGATTTGCATTTTGATAATACCATCTGGATCTGAACTGAAGCTCTGATCCATGATATGTAGATCAAGAACTTCAACCAAAATGAAGATCAACAGTCCAAAACAGAGAAAACGAAGAGAACCCACTACAATTAACTATAATTCTTGCTGATTCTTCAccaattaaacaaaaagagtAACAGATTCAAACCCAACATATTACATACAGATCTGAACTAATTTCACTTCagtagaagaaaaattaaccaaaacaGAACCTACAGAAACGCTGATTTTCTCAGTAAGTACAgactaaaattgaaaacaatggAAGCGGAATAGAATTAAGAGAATACCTTCAAACCCATTTGCTCGATCTGCGAGATTGAATCTGCTGTTGGTTCAACGCACGGAGTCGCAGTGCCGTATGCGTGTGTGGTGGTGGAATCGAGGTGGTGATATATAAGCAGTCTCTGATTCTAATGTCCCGTCGTCTATTATTAATACAAGCCACGCAACGTTTGGcgtgatttgtttttttttttgttgggctTTTGGTTCTCTCaagttgtaaaaataaaaaaaataaaaaaattaggatgCCGtgcttttcttgttcttgatTGTCACGTTTTTTGGGGTTATAGATTCTGGTTATTCATTATACACATCttatgatattattttaataaaatgtcTTTtccaacaaagaaatttttttctttttttcacaacAATAGTACATGATATTTGAGGGAAATGCTCGGTTAAGGATTTTATGGTAAGGTTCTAATTTCAGTTATTTGATCTCATGTACGatgcatattaaactcactaACACGTATAATGAATACCTGAGATTAAAAGCCGTTAACTTAAAATCCTCAATGTAGAAGCTCTTGATATTTGAACtcacattataaaaaaaatttcttaaaaaaatttggaattagATTGTAGTGTTACtagttataatatttttttaatatttatatatattattcttcCCCTTACGAAAGCATATTCCGTGTGGTATTAATTCAAGATGATGGTGTGAGTGAGAGGTGAGAATAAAACAGAGAGGTCCCATATGTGGGTAGGCTTTTATGGGTCTTAACGTTTTTAGGTGTAACAACTAACCACCTTTTGATGCCCTTCTATGATCTATCTACCTAAAAGAAATATCtgaatatatttattataaataaaaaaataaaaaaaaattgcatgcATTATATCACATCGCTTGTACGACAAATTTTATTATCACTAGTCTCTTTGCACGCGCTTcagcgcatgcgagaggttttttttaaaaaaaaatttaaatttattttagaattaaaaaagataatggatatttgtgttccataaaaataggattcattatctgaattttcttttaattttaatttttttaatacgaaaaattgtgaattttccatattatcctcatttaattaataatttcaattcttaatgtttgcattaaccaagggcattttctggtattttgaatgtttcaccattctctgccttttactttatatatatagattattcaATTTTAGTATATGCAAAGCTATTATCTTTCCTTTCGACCAAAAACAAACTATTATCTTTCCACACCCCCAACACCGGAAAtccacttctctctctctgctaccATTGTGAACTCCATTATTGCAATTCTCTCGAACTTTCCCACAtctcaaaattgaaactataaATTGTCTAATTTGTCTATTTTACACTCGGGTCAGACATGGTTGACGTGGGTTAGACTATTTGGGTAAGAGCAGTGAATCCGCCTCCTTTCATCCAAGTTTTAGTCTTCCTCCCggtaaattagattaaatttagactatcacttgtactattgaaaaaaatataggtTAGACATACATCTCAGGACCAATTGTTGGTTTGGATGTAGACCTGCATAACTTTTTAAACCAGAATTGTGAATCAAACCCACTTCGATTAGCCCCTCTTAACTCTCCCAAGTTGGCTTGTTATGCGGATTGTTGAACTCTAGATTGGCTTCCTACAAAACCTGGAAATTGCCAGCCAAATCTTCAACAGAAACAAATCGAACACCACAAAGCATTGCTAATCCGGTGGTTGTAGTACAAAACATAAGTGCTTTAGCTTAAACAACAGTACGATCACTTCATCATTTTTAGCTTTTGCTTCCGTTCATGATTCAAAAACTAGTTTTGAAACCAAGATTAAATTTGGATTGTATGCATATCTGAAAAttgtttttgaagtttttggcccaaatcatatatttatttgtttatgacACTGAATGGAGAACTCGAACGatttgaagagtagaggtTTTCTCTTCAATAAAACCATAACGAAAGGAAATGAACTCGGACTCCCAAGAGACTAACTCAATCAAGGACCAATAGTAACAGCAGCAGTCTTAAGATAATTGTTAAAATCCAAATACTCAAATGCATGATGGACAGAAGAAATTTCTCAACATTCCAACCAAAATTTAACACCTGCCGATGGCAGACTAATAAACTCAGTACTCCacctatttcttttcttccttctctgcCTCGGCAGCCTTCTTCAGTCTCGCACCAACATGACGTTCATTCATACGCTCAACGCGTAGCTTGTCATAAGCCTTAAATGCCTTCATATCATTTGTAACCTTCACAAGCTCAACAGTTGGCTTCTCCCTTACAATGGGCATGTAAGGGCCTTGAATTTGGGTAGCATTGGCAAGCTCCTCAGGACTTGAATCGCCAGCCTAAGACACAACAAGTTTATGCAATTAAAGGTTGCAACTTGCATACAGATAGCAACAACAAGAATATCACACTCTATATACATGTTGAATATATTAAAAGAATATTATTACCTTCAACTTCCGTGCACGTCTTGGGAAGACAACTAACTTGGCCTTGTATGTTTTCAACCTCTGAACATTTGCTTGAAGACCTTCTAGAGATCGATTTTTGCGGCGATGATCAACAGCTATGCCAATGGTTGGAGCAAGCTTCTTCGGGATACCAGCAGTCTGTAATAGATTACAAATACATCAAAGCAAAGGATAAGCGAGCAATCCATAATTCCAACATTTTCCTGAATATAGGTAATATTCAGAATGTGCAGAAAAACTGTAGGAAACTCCATTCATCCTatcagaaaaattcaaattaaaggCAAAAGgggtaaaaaaaaactgttgaAACCACAAGTTTCCGAACATTGATAATAGTTTCTTATATGACGGACGGAATTGGATTCCCTAGACCTCATTCGAGGATCCATTACTAACCGAAACAAACATTGTTATAACTAAACTTTAGTATATGCAGAACCATGTACCCTACTAAGACAAAACATTAACATGACAAGCACTAGAAATTTCCCTTCCCTTTTTGAGATGAGCAACAATTATATCAAAAACAATAGTCTCACCTTCAGTTCTTCAAGAGTAAATCCTCTGCCAGATCTTACTTTCATATTGTATTTTAACGTTTGGCCATGAACGATAGGCCGCAGTGGTCCAGATGTAGGGCGAGGAAAAATCTTCACAGCTTTCTCTTGACGGGCTGGAGATGGTATCAACCAacatagagaagaaaaaagtaataaGAATATCTGATTAACCCAAACAATGAAAGGAATACACAAAATTAACAAAGATTGGgtaatcaaatattttttcattagAGGTAAGGTAATAATCAATTGAATATCTAATTTCTTACCCTTTCTTCTCCGTGTTTTACGCGCTGGCTGATTAAACCACGTTTTCACATAATTCTGCCAATGCTTTCTGAAGTGCGAGCTAGGAATGACATTGTTGTGCTTCACCATGACTTACCTGCAATAGGGATTTGAACAAGGGACTTCAAAATAAAGCAATGCACATTCAGTTCTTTTACATATCATCCCAAACATGTAACAAAGAAGGGTACGAAACAGCACAAAGATTAAGAGAAACAGTTTTAAAGCAGgcaaaaacaacataaaatacaAGCCGTTGTATGAACAAGAAACTAAGAAAGCAATTGCAATTAACACATACCCATTCAAAAGCTAGTGGACATGGTCAGAGACAAAgggaaataaattataaatagccATACTGTTTTTCAATTGAGTTAAAAGGGAAATGGGTTctgcaatttttgtttattagcTTGGCATTTTATCAATAAAAATGCTTGAGATTTCACAACAAAGAAACTCAGCTTGCACATTTTCTAACTTgccaaaaacaacaacaaaaaaagttgcCACATTTAAAagtttgttcttgtttttagCACCGGCATACAACAGAAGTTACAGAACCCAAATTGCAACACTAGAAGTGCTTGAGAATCCAAGTTCGAAAAGCTATTATCCTCAAACAGTGATCAATATAATACAAAAGCATAAGTTTTTCATCTGGCATCAAGTACACCAATGACAAACTTAAACTTCAATTGCACTAACAAGCAGAGGGGAATTTGACAATGGCTCCACACAACTAATTGACGTGGTAAACCAGATTACATCATACCGACATCAAATGGATATAAATCTTCTATACCCATTAGAAATCAATTTTAATAACATTTGCTCATAAACGCAACGGACAATGATACAACTGCATAGATCAGTATAGTAAACTGCGGaatcaaagagagagagaatggaagTAGGGAACGTTACCGGCTATAAACAGAGCACCTGCAGGCTGACTGGTGAACTAGGGTTTCCTTCGGCTTTTAAAACACCTGCCCCTCTCATTTGGACGGCTCtgattgggttttgttttgttttgtttttttttttcaaattacattttttttgtcattcattTTCCACTTTGATAACTGTCATTTAAATTGTGACAATTTAatcttgtaattttatttaagtacCAATCAAGTCATTCAAATGTAATTTTACTGATTTAGGATTCTTTAGACAGCACTTATGCTTATAAATGCTTCTCGCAAAAACACTTTTattgtaaaaatatttaaaattttcataagaCTTTCAAGTGCTTCGTAGAAAAACATTTGACATAAGCAAAATAGATAAATTGTTGAATACAACAATTTTGGAGAGACAAATTTGCTAGTTATGAGttcgtttgataaccattttgttttcagtttttgctTTGACTTtctttgaaaactgaaaacatgtTTGATAACACTTTTCGTTCtttgtcttttaaaaaatgaaaactagtTTTCTAAATAAGGGTGATTGCTTAAGGTGGTTAGACATATTATTTACACATCAAACAACTTGTTTTATGAGCAAAGTGTCTTAACGTGCTTAGAATTCATGAAACTTTAGGTGTATGATTGTCAAGATGTTAGAGTTATTGGGTAACTTTTCAGCTTGAAACTCACAATTTTGAAATTGGGACGATTGAGCAAGTCTGGgcacttgaaaaaaaataccaaacaattcagaaattttttttctataaatccTAGCCATGTTCTTCACTTCCACACTAAAATTCatacaaattcctctcctcatatctcatgtgaatagtggttacCTTTGGGTTGCTATGGCAATGGGTCGGaatgcataaaaaaaaaaattgctataGCAGgtactattcacataaatagtACCTACCCTTGCCTTCCCATACCTTTTGCTATAGCAAATGGGTGAAAGTGCTCTTATGGGAGCTCTAGTGGACATCACGTTGTTTTGTATATGGCTCCATCTCAACCAAATAAATACTAAGTAGTTGGATACAAACCCTTTAACACTTCATTGTAGGGAGCTTTCATTTTAAGGCACTAtatagtttactaatttggaagataGGAATACAATTTCACCTAATTAGCATAAGGCCAAAGACCAAAAAGTAGTactaattttacaataatgtaattaaaaaacatcaaaattacacacaatgcCACTCCTTTAAAAGCAAGCACACTATGACACATGTCCATCTCCGGCAATTTCCTTTCCGGTCAGCTACGACCACTGCCGGCCATCTACTACCCCCGTCGCCGGCCAGTTACCGCTCCGTCACCGGCCAACCACCGCTGCCATCGTCggccaaccaccaccacctacCGCCGGACAACTTCCTTCCGGCTAGCTGCCGCCGTCGCCAgtcaaccaccaccacctgccGCCGGCCAACCTCTTTCTGGCCAACTGCAACCGGCCAGCTGCCACCGCCGCCGCCACTGCCCATAACCAGCCAACCACCGACCTGCCACCTCCCATCTCCGACCAACCGAGTACTAACTACATTGCCCtttattcaccaaaaaaaaaaaaaaaaaaatttgtgtcattAAAGGGACTCGAACCTTAACTCTCAAAAGAGGAAGCCTCACTCACAAACCACTATacgaaatttatttttgtgataTCTATTCAATTATGCAATATTTGTATAAACAAtcatgcaaaaataaaatttattctattaaatttatttttattaaaaaaaattatttcaacaCAGATTCATGCAAAaactgtataaaaaaaaagtaaaaaaaaaaaaaccaaaactacaaacaaaacacaaaaacaaaaccatcaaAAGCCTCGTAGAAGAAGAATTACACAAGAAAATTGTCGTggcaaacaaaccaaaaagaaagaaaaggccaacacaaaacaaaagaagaaaacaaagaaaggaaaccaaaaaaagaagctggagaagaagaagaggaagatgaggtTGTTGATTACAACAATGATGTGGTCAACCTAATCTGAGAAAAGATTTGTTATATATCTCCACTGTCATATAATCTTATAATAAGATGCAACAAATGGAAATGGAACAGGAAAttgcactgcagtttctgaTCAAAAACTACAACAAACGGAAACTGCAACAAACTGAAACTGCAACGCAGTTTATGACAACATTTGCTCAAATttgcaaagaaaccaaaaggcaaagccatgatcaaagtactaaaactaagttcaaaacacatttaagtcAATGAGAAGTTCTAGCATTCTTATAGACTTggaaaaattattctaaaattgaaatatggaACAAGAAACTACAACtgataaaaaaatgcaacaaacagaaacttcagtgcagtttatgaaaaaaatgtgcccaaaagtgaaaagaaaccaaaaggcaaagccaTGATCAAAGTATTAAAACTAAGTTCAAAACACATATAAGTAGAtgagcagttgtaacattCCCATAGACTTggaaaaattattctaaaatcGAAATATGGAACAGGAAACTGCACTACAATTTCTTAtcaaaaattgcaacaaaCGAAAATTACAGAACATTTTATGACAAAACATTTGCTTATATTTGCAtataaaccaaaaggcaaagccatgatcaaagtactaaaactaagttcaAAGCACATTTAAGTCGATAAACAGTCGTAATATTCCCATAGACTTgcaaaaattattctaaaaaatagacaaTGATGGCATCAACCATTTCCAAATGGTATTGCAAAACTACAAAGCAGAACCTGTATAAAATTTCACCGATCTTAGTCCTCCTCCGTTAGATCTTCTTCGGTCTTAGCCCTTCTCCCTGGATCTTGCCATTGCCAACGATGCGCCATACGAAGTCACAGCCACTTTGTCGCGACCCCtagacgagagagagagagagagagagagagagagagagagagagagagagagagagagagagagagagagagagaacggAGTCCCATGTACTCTTGAGATAGATTTGATTTTGGCAAAGGCTCCTgaaaaaagggtaaaattgtattttatctCTATAATTTAGACAGGCCCAACGAATCTGGGCCTCCTCTTTAGCCTAATCtaaaataacaattctttcCTAAGTATTAAAACTCAAACCAAAATACCAAATGTCTCAAATACTAATTAggaaagttaattatgtctaatacctaatttttctcattataattttattaacaattatacaaaaaaataaaataaaatttgggtGCATCATTTTTATTGAGAATTAAGGTCCAAAAAGTAGCCGAGCTCTCACAAATAAATTTGGGAGTACAAGTGGTAAGAAAAGCTAGCTTGATAAACAAGACAGGGATCGGGTCTCAACGTCGTCCAATCCAATGCCTTTGAGGCTGTCTTGGGGAGGAAACAATTTAGTTCATTTTGAATGATACGATGTTTAACCATATGAAAGGAATAGAGTTGGTATAAAATCGGAACAATAGGAGATAAGTAGAAGATTTTGTAGAAGATTTTGTGTGTTAAGtgttcttttaaatttatattctaCAAGTCTAAACATTTAGAGAAGGGCAAATATCCCAGATTTATCATTCTGGGTACTTCCCTTGAAA
This genomic interval carries:
- the LOC18776133 gene encoding acyl-CoA-binding protein, with product MGLKEEFDEYAEKAKTLPESTTNENKLILYGLYKQATVGAVNTSRPGIFNMRDRAKWDAWKAVEGKSKEEAMGDYVTKVKQLLEEAGAST
- the LOC18776631 gene encoding 60S ribosomal protein L13-1; its protein translation is MVKHNNVIPSSHFRKHWQNYVKTWFNQPARKTRRRKARQEKAVKIFPRPTSGPLRPIVHGQTLKYNMKVRSGRGFTLEELKTAGIPKKLAPTIGIAVDHRRKNRSLEGLQANVQRLKTYKAKLVVFPRRARKLKAGDSSPEELANATQIQGPYMPIVREKPTVELVKVTNDMKAFKAYDKLRVERMNERHVGARLKKAAEAEKEEKK